A stretch of DNA from Fimbriimonadaceae bacterium:
GTGACATGTCGAGAGCCCGGTTCCCGAGTCGCCGGGAGAATATCAGTCCGCACCGCGAAATCGCGGTGCGGACTGTAGCAACTGTGAGCAGGCATCCGTAGACAGGCCATGGAATGGCTGCGTACAGTCGAACAGTATTACTGCGGAGATCGATTCGTGCATTCGCCGGTACGCCTCATCCCCCATAGGCCGCTTGATCGACGGTTGTCATTTTTGGCGGTCGGCACGGCCTGCCTCTTGATCATCATTCGGGTCATCGCGGCGGTGGTCTGCGCGGCCTGTTTCTACGACTTTGAAGAGCCACAGCGCCGCTCCTTCCATCTACATACCGCCGGCGACCGGTCCCCCTGTCACAATGGCCGAGTCGAAGTCGATCCGGTAACCGCCTGGGCCTGTCAGGTCAACAAAGATGAACCAGCATGTGTGTTGCCGGAAATCCCTCGTCTGCCGGTACTTGTATCGTTCTTCCTGCCGTTGATCCTGCTGATGTGGTCCTATCCTGGCCGCCCGCTGGTCGCGGCTCATGGCCGCGGTCCCCCGTTCCTCGCGCACTGATTCAATTCCAGTCACTTGTTTCTCGACCGATCCGTTGCCACGCAGACGGCCTGCGCTCGTCGGCCAGCTGCGCGATTGGTGTCGAGGTCATTCTTGCGCGACCTACATGAATCGGGTCGAAAGGGGAACGCATGCGTTGGTCAACCTGCGCCGCGAGAGGCGCCGTTTTGTCTCGATGTGTCACGGGGATGGGCATTGTCTTAGGGGTACTGGGGGCAGGGCCTGGATTTTCGGCGGAGCCCCTGCCAGCGCCCACGGCTGACGCGGAAACGGTACCGGAGGTCGGTATGCCTGAAGTGGTGGTCTCCGCCACGCGCACACCGCAGTCGATTGCGACGATTCCGGGGTCGGTCACCGTCATCACGGAGCAGCAGATTCAGCAACAAAACACGATTTCGCCCACACGAGCGTTAAATGATCTGTTGGGGAAATTGGTGCCGGGCTTCAGCCAGGCGGACCAGAGCACCGCCACGTCGTTTGCACAAACCTTGCGCGGGCGTGACATTCAAGTGTTGGTGGACGGGGTGCCGCAAAACACCAGTCCGATGACGGGTCGCGACCTGTTCACGATCGATCCGAGCGCGATCGAGCGAATCGAGGTGATTCGCGGCGCCACGGCGGTGTATGGCAACGGCGCGACAGGCGGGCTTGTCAACATCATCACCAGGAGAGGGACGGACGGCAAGCCAGTCTATACGAGCGATACGAGCCTCAACATCGCGCCGCGCCGCCCGGGGCAGAGCATCGGCGGCACTCTCACGCAAGGAGTCTCGGGGAAAAAAGGCGCGGTCGACTATGTGGTGACCGGCGCATTCAATCATATTGGCGGGACCTTTGATGCCCAGGGAGATCGGGCGATGCCCAGTCATGGCGGTGGCATCGGGAGTGTGGCGAACTCAAATACCTATAATCTGTTTACCAAGATCGGCTATCAGTTCAGCGAGGAGCAGCGGTTGCAACTCTCCGTGAACTATCTGCAACACCGCCAGCACTCGGATTTCATCGTGGACGGGGCTGGCTCTTTGGTGTGCCCCACTCCGCAGAGTCCCGGCTGCTTTCGCAGCAAACAGCGGTATCTATCGGGGATGCAGCTGGACGACCAACAGCTTGGGGAGAACGCGAATGTGAATCTGGAGTACACGCACCGGTCGTTATGGGGAAGTCAGATCAAGACGCAGCTGTTTCACATGAATAATTCGACCCGGTATCAGCCATGGGATGCGCGTGCGTTCGGAGGACCCCTCCAGCAAGGCTCGCAGGATTCGCGTAAATGGGGCGGTCGGTTCTGGGCGACGACGCCGATTCCCCTCTACGGCGATCCTGAGATTCTGTGGGGCGCCGACTACATCGTGGAAAACGGCGGGAGCCGTTCAACGTTCTTCGATAATGCGCAATTCGATGCCAGCGGAGGGCGTATTTTCACGAAAAACGGTGTCGAGCAAACCGGCAAAACCTTGCTTCGGAATATCGGGACGTTCGCGCAGATGCAGTGGCATCCTCATGAGCGATGGCTGCTGCGGGGCGGCGTACGATACGAGGATGTCCGCCTGGAGGCGTCGGATTTTATCAACTTCATCCAGAACACTATTCAGGGGGGGACGGTCGGGTACAGCGCCACGGTGTTCAACGCAGGGACAGTGGTTGATCTCACAAGGGAAATCAACACGTTCTTTAACTACTCCGAAGGCTTTTCGCTGCCGAGCCTGGCCGACTCGTTTGCTTTCCAGCCGTCGGGTAGTTTGGAATCGGTGAAGCCGAAGGCCATTCGTGTGCGGAATTATGAAGTTGGGCTTCGCGGCACGTGGAGCCCTTTGAGCGCCTCCTTGTCGCTATTCCGCAGCACCTCTCAATTCGGGGCCGTGTTCAACCTCCTGACGGGGCAACTTCAACAGGTGCCGGAAGTCATCGAAGGCATCGAGGCGGCGGTGGATGCGCGGCCAAGCGATCGCCTGCGAATCGGCGGGACCCTGACCTATCAAAAAGGGAAAGCGGACCTCACGAATGACGGGAATTACACGCCTCTAACTACGGCTCGTATTCCGCCGCTCAAATTGACTGCGTACCTTGAGCACGAGACCGTGCCGGAGTGGCAATGGCGCAATCGCATTCAGATGCTGTACTCCGGAACGCGTAGTCAGTCCCACGAGGCATTTCTGGCGGGACGCGGCGGGGATAGTCTGGCGGTGTCGAGCTATGTGATCGTGGATCTCTACAGCACGATCAAGGCCGGGCCCGGGTATCTGCGGCTCGGGGTCGAGAATCTTCTGAACAAGATGTATTTCCTGCCGCAGGCACAAATCGTCGGAACCGGGATTACGGGTGGGCGAGGCACCGTATTGACAGTCGGTTACAACATGAAGTTCTGATTGCGATCTTCGCCCAAAGATCGTCAATGTCGCTGTTTGTGAGGCGGGAGCGTGGCTGTTTGAAGGAAGCCTCAATGCGATTGCTCGCCCTTCTCTCAACCTCCGCACCTGCCGACCGGCAGGTGCGAG
This window harbors:
- a CDS encoding TonB-dependent receptor, which codes for MRWSTCAARGAVLSRCVTGMGIVLGVLGAGPGFSAEPLPAPTADAETVPEVGMPEVVVSATRTPQSIATIPGSVTVITEQQIQQQNTISPTRALNDLLGKLVPGFSQADQSTATSFAQTLRGRDIQVLVDGVPQNTSPMTGRDLFTIDPSAIERIEVIRGATAVYGNGATGGLVNIITRRGTDGKPVYTSDTSLNIAPRRPGQSIGGTLTQGVSGKKGAVDYVVTGAFNHIGGTFDAQGDRAMPSHGGGIGSVANSNTYNLFTKIGYQFSEEQRLQLSVNYLQHRQHSDFIVDGAGSLVCPTPQSPGCFRSKQRYLSGMQLDDQQLGENANVNLEYTHRSLWGSQIKTQLFHMNNSTRYQPWDARAFGGPLQQGSQDSRKWGGRFWATTPIPLYGDPEILWGADYIVENGGSRSTFFDNAQFDASGGRIFTKNGVEQTGKTLLRNIGTFAQMQWHPHERWLLRGGVRYEDVRLEASDFINFIQNTIQGGTVGYSATVFNAGTVVDLTREINTFFNYSEGFSLPSLADSFAFQPSGSLESVKPKAIRVRNYEVGLRGTWSPLSASLSLFRSTSQFGAVFNLLTGQLQQVPEVIEGIEAAVDARPSDRLRIGGTLTYQKGKADLTNDGNYTPLTTARIPPLKLTAYLEHETVPEWQWRNRIQMLYSGTRSQSHEAFLAGRGGDSLAVSSYVIVDLYSTIKAGPGYLRLGVENLLNKMYFLPQAQIVGTGITGGRGTVLTVGYNMKF